A genomic region of Catalinimonas niigatensis contains the following coding sequences:
- a CDS encoding DUF4136 domain-containing protein: MRKYIMTVCGVALLLVTYACSSVKIIAEKEESFEPGSYGTYAFAPVDLQQVDQATAILYQEISKSIAYQMKQKGYVLSTENPDLLVAFNILTEEARKESWKSVNNDPYYPYGMRGMWAYNSLYGPNFNQRYKEVKFEKTGTFVVDLLSTKQEELVWRGIGIGPVNHPEERFDTAYESVQKMFKKFPDKKI; this comes from the coding sequence ATGAGAAAGTATATAATGACTGTATGTGGAGTGGCATTACTGTTAGTCACTTACGCTTGCTCCTCAGTAAAAATTATTGCAGAAAAAGAAGAAAGTTTTGAGCCGGGAAGCTACGGCACCTATGCCTTTGCTCCGGTAGATTTACAGCAGGTAGATCAGGCCACAGCCATCCTCTACCAGGAGATCAGCAAGAGTATTGCTTATCAAATGAAACAAAAAGGATATGTACTTAGTACGGAAAATCCTGACCTGCTCGTAGCCTTTAACATACTGACCGAGGAAGCACGCAAAGAAAGTTGGAAAAGTGTAAACAATGATCCCTATTATCCTTACGGAATGCGTGGCATGTGGGCCTACAACTCACTCTATGGTCCCAACTTCAACCAGAGGTATAAGGAAGTGAAGTTTGAAAAGACCGGAACTTTTGTGGTTGACTTATTATCTACCAAACAGGAGGAGCTCGTTTGGAGAGGTATTGGTATAGGTCCGGTAAACCATCCTGAAGAACGCTTTGACACAGCTTATGAGTCAGTACAAAAGATGTTCAAAAAATTTCCGGATAAGAAAATATAA
- a CDS encoding 30S ribosomal protein THX encodes MGKGDKKSRKGKIAQGSYGVSRPRKSNKEKPAAEEKTKK; translated from the coding sequence ATGGGAAAAGGAGACAAAAAAAGCAGGAAAGGCAAGATTGCACAAGGTTCTTATGGGGTAAGCAGGCCACGCAAAAGCAATAAGGAGAAACCTGCTGCTGAAGAAAAAACAAAAAAATAG
- a CDS encoding glycosyltransferase family 4 protein translates to MVFDFLDTPLVSLSIAAIFSFVVVTITIPVIIRVALEKHLMEEPNGRSSHIQKTPSLGGIAIFASMVITFLLATPESNTSTVNIHLIIPSLVILFFIGLKDDILVIDPYKKLLAQVLAATLVIYFTDIRISNLFGILGMYEISYAPSFVITLFVIIVITNAYNLIDGIDGLAAGIGIVAALAFGVYFYIVGIHWATVLAVVSVGSLLAFIRFNFSKASKIFMGDSGSLVIGFTLSLLAVKFIQHNQVYNNFHIPNAPTIAILILAVPLFDTLRVFTHRIASGIGPFVADRNHIHHFIIDNGFSHLHATLLLSFSSISLVGISCYFFASASVSYSFATLIVTFILYSLIIRRDVIVKKPYINEERLREKRRSAVGQS, encoded by the coding sequence ATGGTGTTTGACTTTTTAGATACGCCCTTAGTATCATTATCTATTGCAGCCATTTTTTCTTTTGTAGTAGTCACGATTACCATACCCGTAATTATTCGTGTGGCACTGGAAAAGCATCTGATGGAAGAGCCCAATGGCAGGAGCTCACATATTCAAAAGACTCCTAGTCTGGGAGGTATCGCTATTTTTGCGTCAATGGTAATTACTTTTTTACTTGCTACCCCTGAATCCAATACAAGTACTGTTAATATTCACCTCATTATACCATCGTTGGTTATCCTTTTCTTTATTGGTTTGAAAGATGATATCCTGGTAATTGATCCTTATAAGAAGCTTCTCGCACAAGTACTGGCAGCTACATTAGTCATTTACTTTACTGACATCCGTATTAGTAATTTGTTTGGAATATTGGGAATGTATGAAATATCATATGCCCCCAGTTTTGTTATCACCCTATTTGTCATCATTGTAATTACCAACGCTTATAATCTGATTGATGGTATAGACGGACTGGCAGCAGGCATAGGCATAGTGGCTGCGCTTGCCTTTGGCGTGTACTTTTACATAGTTGGAATCCACTGGGCTACGGTACTTGCTGTAGTGTCGGTAGGCTCGTTACTTGCTTTTATCCGCTTCAACTTCTCAAAAGCCAGTAAGATTTTTATGGGCGACAGTGGTTCTTTGGTGATAGGTTTTACCCTTTCCCTGCTGGCTGTCAAGTTTATTCAGCACAATCAGGTGTACAATAATTTTCACATTCCCAATGCACCTACCATCGCTATACTGATCCTTGCTGTACCTCTTTTTGATACACTCAGAGTCTTCACGCATCGTATTGCCAGTGGTATAGGTCCTTTTGTAGCGGATAGAAACCATATCCATCATTTTATCATAGACAATGGCTTTAGTCATCTGCATGCAACACTTTTACTTTCGTTCTCCAGTATAAGTCTGGTCGGTATCAGTTGTTACTTTTTTGCAAGCGCTTCCGTATCTTATTCTTTTGCCACACTTATCGTTACTTTCATTCTCTACTCACTGATCATCAGAAGAGACGTGATCGTCAAGAAACCTTATATCAATGAGGAGCGTCTGCGAGAGAAAAGACGCAGTGCGGTAGGACAATCCTGA